GATGGTAGCAATAAACGACAGTTTGGGACCTTGCCCTTTTCCTTCTCCCCTGATGGAAAGCGAGTCGCCTTTAGGTCGAAAAGGAGCGGGACCTACGAAGTTTGGACAATCGATGTTAACGGTGGTTCAGAGCATCAGTTAACTACGCAAGCCCGTTGGGCCGGGCATATACATTGGTCGCCGGATGGACGCTGGATTGCGTTTTACTCAAATGATGACACTGGTTCGTATGCAGCGGTCGTCAGGCCAGATGGATCCGGTTTCAGGAGAGTTTCTCCAAACGTGGGTAACGGTTGGGGAATGGACTGGACAGTGGATGGCAAGTTAGTGTTTCCCATCGAGGTCGAGCCTGGAAAGCGTCGAATGCATTCGGTGAAGCCTGATGGTACTGGCTTGAGGGATATCACGGGAACCACAATTCGAGTTGAAAACCGTCTGCGCTGTGGCTGGCCACAGGAAGACAAGGGCCCACTTAAAGAGTGGTGACGTTTCGGCGAAGAGAGTTAGCTGGGCGGCACAACATCTTAGAG
This sequence is a window from Acidobacteriota bacterium. Protein-coding genes within it:
- a CDS encoding PD40 domain-containing protein, producing MKTISPLLLILVGLSFPILAQSKIESKQKVIVETKGGDKVTGLFISGDSKSVIIEVSGARVTFDLADLTILRFGEIATAKRLVLTERQDRTTPYFSNLFVEFDDGSRKQLAEYTSPYRGAEMSKDCRYVIFNEHGDCDGDGVVTLKDDVWGFIVAIDGSNKRQFGTLPFSFSPDGKRVAFRSKRSGTYEVWTIDVNGGSEHQLTTQARWAGHIHWSPDGRWIAFYSNDDTGSYAAVVRPDGSGFRRVSPNVGNGWGMDWTVDGKLVFPIEVEPGKRRMHSVKPDGTGLRDITGTTIRVENRLRCGWPQEDKGPLKEW